One stretch of Litoribrevibacter albus DNA includes these proteins:
- a CDS encoding Na/Pi cotransporter family protein, giving the protein MFDGVDLWGLLSGLGIFLFGMMTLEDALQKLSTNSFRQFLRRSTNNAFSSVFSGIITTAIVQSSSMVSLMVLAFVGAGMIPLYNAIGVVIGANLGTTFTGWIVTTLGFKMHLSALAIPTVGIGCLLAVSSDKEKRLNQIGLTFLGFGLLLFGLDLMKTSIESVAENLNIELLRGWHPITYLLAGALFTAIIQSSSASMMITLSALNAGIIDLPSCAALIIGADLGTTSTTALGALKGSITKKQVAMSHVLFNLVVDLLAFILLLPLLPRIMGWLDITDPLYSLVAFHSLFNFLGILLFLPLLQRFSRYLEHLFVDDDEVRKYIQNVPTDTIPEALLAVEKEVCRLFIQSSEINLRNLKINVQQLTIPTSLKQDIESAFDSALKYQERYNRLKTLEGELVEYASTLQQGSLSKGDGNRLLLLLQSARSAVYAAKNLKDIRDDLASFRHPDRTGLSDYLNNLLGIEQHFYQHILTLYQDVEHIDKEDIRDLYDSLRKMHDAFSHLLYQESREKGISELDSSTLLNVNRELLSSNRQMIESLRLLKRSTKNLGHMS; this is encoded by the coding sequence GTGTTTGATGGTGTGGATTTATGGGGTCTGCTATCAGGACTCGGGATTTTCCTGTTTGGAATGATGACGCTGGAAGACGCATTACAAAAGCTCAGTACCAATTCCTTTCGGCAGTTTCTCAGACGCTCCACCAACAATGCCTTTTCCAGTGTTTTCAGCGGCATCATCACCACCGCCATTGTCCAAAGCTCTTCCATGGTCAGCCTTATGGTACTGGCCTTTGTCGGCGCGGGCATGATCCCACTCTACAATGCCATTGGCGTGGTCATTGGTGCGAACCTGGGTACGACTTTCACTGGTTGGATCGTTACCACCCTGGGTTTCAAAATGCACTTGTCGGCATTAGCCATACCCACCGTAGGCATCGGTTGCTTACTGGCAGTCAGTAGCGACAAAGAGAAACGCCTGAACCAGATCGGGCTGACATTCCTCGGCTTTGGATTACTGTTATTTGGTCTGGATCTGATGAAGACCAGCATTGAATCCGTCGCTGAGAATCTGAACATAGAGTTACTTCGGGGCTGGCACCCAATCACCTATCTGCTGGCAGGTGCACTGTTCACCGCCATCATTCAATCCAGTTCCGCCAGCATGATGATCACCCTGAGTGCACTGAATGCCGGCATCATCGATTTGCCCTCCTGCGCGGCTTTAATCATAGGCGCGGATTTAGGCACCACCAGCACCACGGCCCTCGGAGCCCTCAAGGGCAGCATCACCAAGAAGCAAGTTGCGATGTCGCATGTGCTGTTTAATCTGGTGGTCGATCTACTGGCCTTTATCTTACTTCTGCCATTGCTCCCCAGAATCATGGGCTGGCTGGATATCACGGACCCACTGTATAGCCTGGTGGCCTTCCACAGCCTGTTTAATTTCCTTGGAATTCTATTGTTTCTTCCGCTTCTTCAGCGCTTTAGTCGTTATCTTGAGCACCTATTCGTGGATGATGACGAAGTTCGTAAATACATTCAAAACGTGCCCACAGATACCATTCCAGAAGCCTTGCTTGCAGTTGAAAAGGAAGTCTGCCGTTTGTTCATTCAGTCCAGCGAAATCAACCTTCGCAATCTCAAGATTAATGTCCAGCAGCTGACGATCCCTACATCACTGAAACAAGACATTGAGTCAGCCTTTGATTCGGCATTGAAATATCAGGAGCGTTACAACCGACTGAAAACCCTTGAAGGAGAACTGGTCGAGTACGCCAGTACCTTACAACAAGGATCGCTATCAAAAGGTGATGGAAACCGATTACTGCTGTTATTGCAATCGGCCAGAAGCGCTGTCTATGCAGCCAAAAACCTTAAAGACATCCGCGACGATCTGGCATCCTTCAGACACCCCGATCGGACAGGTTTGTCCGATTACTTAAACAATCTATTAGGCATCGAACAACACTTTTATCAACACATCCTGACGCTCTATCAAGACGTAGAACATATCGATAAGGAAGACATCCGGGATCTCTACGACAGCCTGCGAAAAATGCACGACGCATTCAGCCATCTGCTCTATCAGGAAAGTCGGGAGAAAGGCATTAGCGAGCTGGACTCCTCCACCCTGTTGAATGTAAACCGGGAATTGCTCAGCTCAAACCGTCAGATGATTGAGAGCCTTCGACTACTCAAACGCAGTACGAAAAATCTCGGGCACATGAGCTAA
- a CDS encoding thioesterase family protein, whose protein sequence is MARLTLELPETFVFSCQQVVRVTDLNYANHLGNDAMISLLHEARCQFLAHFGFSESDIDGLGLMVTDLATIYKSECFAGEELTFEVGVMDFNKYGCDVIYRVTKNEGQTNPEQTNQEQTNQGQTSQVQTLVAQAKNGVVFFDYHQRKLAHVPEIFRTAFE, encoded by the coding sequence ATGGCGCGGTTAACCTTGGAGTTGCCTGAAACCTTTGTTTTTTCATGCCAACAGGTGGTTCGAGTGACGGATTTGAACTATGCCAATCATTTAGGCAACGATGCGATGATTTCGTTACTGCATGAAGCCCGATGCCAGTTTCTCGCTCATTTTGGCTTTTCCGAGTCCGACATCGATGGCCTGGGGTTGATGGTGACCGATTTGGCGACCATCTATAAATCCGAGTGTTTTGCGGGTGAGGAACTGACCTTCGAAGTTGGGGTGATGGACTTCAATAAGTATGGCTGTGATGTCATTTATCGTGTCACTAAAAATGAAGGCCAGACAAATCCAGAGCAAACAAATCAAGAGCAAACAAATCAAGGGCAAACAAGTCAAGTCCAGACGCTGGTGGCTCAGGCCAAAAACGGCGTGGTCTTCTTTGACTATCACCAGCGTAAGTTAGCTCATGTGCCCGAGATTTTTCGTACTGCGTTTGAGTAG
- a CDS encoding GGDEF domain-containing protein has protein sequence MKFSETVKDAADLLKTAIPEMTQHKVPVNPYNYGIWYAYASGTYQGLNKELQQLLKAQGSITPQQTLDLYKKYIINDLLVVDKKLEDSYQSVMNSMSESANKTQQSTGDLEKQLAHSLKQLDDPGTQADLRTVINTIAEKTRLVSKNTQDFHHVLDDAQHEITRLKKELKEARAAAETDPLTKLYNRRHFDSSLSVAFADKDSSNSLALLLVDIDHFKQFNDNYGHLMGDLVLKAISQVLHDACEETHHIPCRFGGEEFAILMPKTTMREAKILAENTLKRIASLTLKDKKSGTSVSKVTASLGLSFAGPDDTELSLIDRADKALYKAKDNGRNQVVSL, from the coding sequence ATGAAATTTTCTGAAACCGTAAAAGATGCTGCAGACCTCTTAAAAACCGCCATACCGGAGATGACACAACACAAAGTACCAGTTAATCCGTATAACTACGGCATCTGGTATGCGTATGCATCCGGAACATATCAAGGACTGAATAAAGAGCTTCAACAACTTCTAAAAGCGCAAGGTAGTATCACGCCTCAACAAACTCTGGATCTGTACAAGAAATACATCATCAACGACTTATTGGTGGTGGATAAAAAGCTGGAAGACAGCTATCAATCCGTGATGAACAGCATGAGTGAGTCGGCCAATAAGACTCAGCAGAGTACAGGCGATTTAGAGAAGCAACTTGCTCACTCCCTGAAACAGTTGGACGACCCAGGCACTCAGGCCGATTTAAGAACCGTCATTAATACGATTGCGGAAAAAACCCGTCTGGTGAGTAAAAACACTCAGGATTTCCACCATGTGTTGGACGATGCTCAGCACGAAATCACCCGCCTTAAAAAAGAGCTGAAAGAAGCCCGTGCAGCCGCAGAAACCGATCCATTGACCAAACTCTACAACCGGCGCCATTTCGACAGCAGCTTGTCGGTGGCCTTTGCCGACAAGGATTCATCCAATTCACTGGCTTTATTGTTAGTCGATATCGACCACTTTAAACAGTTCAACGATAACTATGGCCACTTAATGGGTGACTTGGTATTAAAAGCCATTTCTCAAGTGTTACACGATGCCTGTGAAGAAACCCATCACATTCCCTGCCGATTCGGGGGCGAAGAGTTCGCTATTCTGATGCCAAAAACCACCATGCGGGAAGCAAAAATACTGGCGGAAAATACCCTCAAGCGTATCGCGTCTTTAACCCTGAAAGACAAAAAGTCCGGCACGTCGGTTTCCAAAGTAACCGCATCACTCGGTCTGTCCTTTGCTGGCCCGGACGATACTGAACTTTCGTTGATCGATCGCGCCGATAAGGCCTTGTACAAGGCAAAAGATAACGGTCGGAATCAAGTTGTGAGCTTATAA
- a CDS encoding sphingomyelin phosphodiesterase, translating into MALRRLLLLIGFVLSPLVSAESYIYLTNNTMDTLSIDTAQTGHTNITHGNEWEQLATEVPPLGTVKFLRFNRDDGIKWGKDYYFTTTVTGGGESYTLRQKLEGTMTFSKMWLSAESDPWYYDREIHSIRVNDEGTGTDLAFKSEVARISGDDIRYVIHDNFEKETTADYSNQLKVLNYNTWALLPGIIAKNTGDRLDTIAEYVKGYDVVVFEEVFDPILTAQFRSALRDEYPFQTDIPWEFGKVLNGGSFIASRWPIVQQDSDVYDACRNDGCLAAKGMNYAQIVKGSNNYHIFGTHTHAYTGAEDIAVRFQHLAQLKAFVDGKQIPSYEPVILAGDFNVDKIHFPAEHQDFLTVLNATEPQAIGEYEYSYAGPVNVYADDEFNEYLDYVLYSNEHLAPFYSTNKLLTPRSIEEKHWGSWDLSDHFPVAGEFEFPLPSEYVGK; encoded by the coding sequence ATGGCTCTTAGACGATTACTTCTTCTTATTGGATTCGTTCTCAGCCCGCTCGTTTCGGCCGAGAGTTACATCTATTTGACTAACAACACAATGGATACCTTATCCATTGATACTGCCCAAACCGGACACACCAACATTACTCACGGTAATGAGTGGGAACAGCTTGCAACAGAAGTTCCTCCATTGGGGACGGTAAAATTCTTGCGATTCAATCGTGATGACGGCATCAAGTGGGGTAAAGATTACTACTTCACTACGACAGTAACCGGTGGTGGTGAAAGTTATACCCTAAGACAAAAACTGGAAGGTACTATGACCTTCTCTAAAATGTGGCTGTCTGCGGAGTCTGATCCTTGGTACTACGACCGTGAAATTCACTCTATTCGTGTGAATGATGAAGGTACAGGTACTGACTTGGCGTTTAAATCAGAAGTTGCACGTATCTCTGGCGATGACATTCGTTATGTTATCCACGATAACTTTGAAAAAGAAACAACTGCGGACTACAGCAACCAGTTGAAAGTATTGAACTACAACACGTGGGCATTGCTACCTGGCATCATTGCTAAGAACACCGGTGATCGTTTGGATACCATTGCTGAATATGTGAAAGGCTATGACGTTGTGGTCTTTGAAGAAGTGTTCGATCCAATCTTAACGGCTCAATTCCGTTCTGCGTTGCGTGATGAGTACCCATTCCAGACTGACATTCCTTGGGAATTCGGCAAAGTGTTGAACGGTGGTTCTTTCATTGCTAGCCGTTGGCCGATCGTTCAGCAAGACAGCGATGTGTACGATGCGTGTCGTAACGACGGTTGTTTGGCTGCGAAGGGCATGAACTATGCTCAAATCGTGAAAGGCAGCAACAACTATCATATCTTCGGTACGCACACTCATGCGTATACCGGTGCAGAAGACATTGCTGTTCGTTTCCAACATCTGGCGCAACTTAAGGCGTTCGTTGATGGTAAGCAAATCCCATCTTACGAGCCAGTGATCCTGGCGGGTGACTTCAATGTGGATAAGATTCACTTCCCGGCTGAACATCAGGATTTCTTGACGGTATTGAATGCGACTGAGCCACAAGCGATTGGCGAGTACGAGTACTCTTATGCGGGTCCGGTGAATGTGTATGCGGATGACGAGTTCAATGAGTATCTGGACTATGTGCTTTATTCAAACGAGCATTTGGCGCCATTCTACTCAACGAACAAGCTGCTAACACCGCGTAGCATCGAAGAAAAACATTGGGGATCTTGGGATTTGTCTGACCACTTCCCAGTGGCGGGTGAGTTTGAGTTCCCATTACCAAGTGAATACGTTGGTAAATAA
- a CDS encoding acyl-CoA-binding protein: MSDLKATFEAAVNYVQTAEGDFKPSNELKLELYALFKQASEGDVNGKKPGMTDFVGRAKWNAWEKLKGQSSDQAMQTYIDRIEELKANVG; encoded by the coding sequence ATGTCTGATTTAAAAGCGACCTTTGAAGCCGCAGTAAACTACGTACAAACCGCAGAAGGTGATTTCAAACCATCTAACGAACTAAAACTTGAGCTGTATGCATTGTTCAAGCAGGCATCTGAAGGCGATGTAAATGGTAAGAAACCTGGCATGACTGATTTCGTTGGTCGCGCTAAGTGGAACGCTTGGGAAAAACTAAAAGGCCAATCGTCTGATCAAGCGATGCAAACCTACATCGACCGCATCGAAGAGCTTAAAGCAAACGTAGGCTAA
- a CDS encoding PaaI family thioesterase: protein MCLTKDEVIKIFSEGFPGSKAVIEEVGDNWAVMRLPANTKHLRPGATVSGPAMMTLTDAVMWVAIIAQKGMQGFHSVTSSLSINFLNRPKHGDLIAKAEILKLGKRLVVGEVRLYSEGDDTPVAFSTVTYAIPHIK from the coding sequence ATGTGTTTAACAAAAGATGAAGTAATTAAGATTTTTTCAGAGGGTTTTCCTGGGAGTAAAGCTGTTATTGAAGAAGTAGGAGATAATTGGGCCGTGATGCGGCTTCCTGCTAATACAAAGCATTTAAGACCGGGTGCCACCGTGTCTGGCCCAGCCATGATGACCTTAACCGATGCGGTCATGTGGGTAGCCATCATTGCGCAAAAGGGGATGCAAGGCTTCCACAGTGTTACATCGAGCTTGAGCATCAACTTTTTAAATCGGCCTAAGCATGGTGATTTGATTGCCAAAGCTGAAATTTTGAAACTTGGAAAGCGTTTGGTGGTGGGGGAAGTTCGCCTCTACAGCGAAGGGGATGACACTCCTGTGGCGTTTTCTACGGTGACCTATGCAATTCCGCATATAAAGTGA
- the cysZ gene encoding sulfate transporter CysZ has translation MLASLKRSFSLLISSDLRWYVLGPLLINITVFAGLGLYIFSWIPDWMMAAQGLFPEWLAWLSWLIAPLVVLAVIIVGISTFNIIGNILAAPLNAFLSEKVEKLELGERYVAPEERTIAQEAIHAVIREFRKLLYYLPRFLVLLIISFIPGVNLVAPFLWFAFGAWLMAFQYFDYPLDNRRYDFAKSRAWIHSRPVRSLSFGSVTSVLFMIPGVNLFMMPLCVVWATLLWLEEQKA, from the coding sequence ATGCTTGCATCGTTAAAACGTTCTTTTAGTCTTTTGATCAGTTCAGATTTGCGCTGGTACGTACTTGGCCCACTACTGATTAATATCACTGTGTTTGCTGGTCTTGGGCTGTATATCTTTAGTTGGATTCCCGATTGGATGATGGCGGCTCAAGGGTTATTTCCTGAGTGGTTGGCCTGGTTAAGCTGGTTGATTGCTCCTTTGGTGGTGCTGGCCGTGATCATTGTTGGGATCTCAACCTTTAATATCATTGGCAATATTCTTGCGGCACCGTTGAATGCCTTCCTAAGTGAAAAGGTCGAGAAGCTGGAGTTGGGAGAGCGGTATGTGGCTCCCGAAGAAAGAACCATTGCTCAGGAAGCGATTCATGCGGTGATTCGTGAGTTTAGAAAGTTACTTTACTATTTACCGAGATTTTTGGTTTTACTGATTATCTCATTTATTCCGGGAGTAAATCTGGTTGCACCTTTCTTGTGGTTTGCCTTTGGTGCCTGGTTGATGGCGTTCCAGTATTTTGATTACCCGCTGGATAACCGTCGGTATGATTTTGCAAAAAGCCGAGCGTGGATTCATTCCAGACCCGTGCGTTCACTGTCGTTTGGTAGTGTAACCAGCGTGTTGTTTATGATACCGGGAGTGAATTTGTTTATGATGCCGCTATGCGTGGTCTGGGCAACACTTCTGTGGTTGGAAGAACAAAAAGCTTAA
- a CDS encoding DUF3392 family protein — translation MEWFWSLNSDLSGWFWGYRQLLITSWVAVLLVIYGGELNAVVRRIMQPYHVMMRMTAFILLCTFGYGALAVYGQLGINFALLHISKDWFAGIVIVTYLVLSVLAERKRHA, via the coding sequence ATGGAGTGGTTTTGGTCGCTTAATTCAGATCTCTCAGGGTGGTTCTGGGGCTATCGACAGCTGTTGATTACCTCTTGGGTGGCAGTATTGCTGGTAATCTACGGTGGTGAATTAAATGCGGTTGTACGACGTATCATGCAGCCGTATCACGTGATGATGCGAATGACGGCCTTTATATTGCTGTGTACCTTTGGCTATGGTGCGCTGGCGGTGTATGGTCAGTTGGGAATTAACTTTGCTTTATTACATATCAGCAAAGACTGGTTTGCCGGTATCGTAATTGTGACGTATCTGGTATTGAGTGTATTGGCAGAAAGAAAGCGGCACGCGTAA
- the phoU gene encoding phosphate signaling complex protein PhoU, with product MDTIKDAHTHHISQQFNEELEGVKKSMLEMGGLVEKQVRDAIRSLINADVQLAELVRERDELVNNMEVTIDKECTQILAKRQPAASDLRLVLAVSKCISDLERIGDEASKIARLAIELSGQGDSQQGFVEVRHIGDEVSSMIQQALTAFARLDVDSALKVAHEDRTVDMEYRSTVRELITYMMEDPRSISRVLNIIWCLRALERVGDHAMNIGEYVIYLAKGLDVRHMDVEQVEDQLESVEK from the coding sequence ATGGATACAATTAAAGACGCACATACGCATCATATCTCTCAACAATTTAATGAAGAGCTGGAAGGCGTTAAAAAGAGCATGTTGGAGATGGGTGGCCTGGTTGAGAAGCAGGTTCGTGATGCGATTCGTTCATTGATCAACGCAGATGTTCAGTTGGCTGAACTGGTTCGGGAACGAGACGAACTGGTTAACAACATGGAAGTAACTATTGATAAAGAATGCACCCAGATTCTGGCGAAGCGTCAACCGGCGGCCAGCGATTTACGCCTGGTGCTGGCGGTGTCCAAGTGCATCAGTGATTTAGAGCGTATTGGTGATGAGGCTTCCAAGATTGCACGTCTGGCCATTGAGTTAAGTGGTCAGGGCGATTCTCAGCAAGGGTTTGTTGAAGTTCGTCATATTGGTGACGAAGTGTCGTCGATGATTCAGCAAGCACTGACTGCATTTGCCCGTCTGGATGTGGATTCTGCATTGAAAGTGGCTCATGAAGATCGCACGGTGGATATGGAATACCGCAGCACCGTTCGTGAATTGATTACCTATATGATGGAAGATCCTCGCAGTATCTCGCGTGTGCTGAACATTATCTGGTGTTTGCGTGCACTTGAACGCGTTGGTGATCATGCGATGAACATTGGTGAGTATGTGATTTATCTGGCGAAAGGGCTGGACGTACGCCATATGGACGTTGAGCAGGTAGAGGATCAGTTGGAGTCGGTTGAGAAATAA
- the pstB gene encoding phosphate ABC transporter ATP-binding protein PstB, with translation MTDQTINETPTHAVDITALGRDTEQRDLAKEEMCLEVKDLQLYYGEKRALHGINMQIPKNRVTAFIGPSGCGKSTLLRCFNRMNDLVDICRIEGKIMLDNENIYDRSVDVTELRRRVGMVFQKPNPFPKSIYENVAYGLRIQGINNRRVLDEVVEQSLRGAALWDEVKDRLHDSALGMSGGQQQRLVIARTIAVKPDVLLLDEPASALDPISTLKIEELINELKNEYTIVIVTHNMQQAARVSDYTAFMYMGDLIEFGDTNQIFTNPGKKQTEDYITGRYG, from the coding sequence ATGACAGACCAAACGATCAACGAAACACCAACGCATGCAGTTGACATTACAGCGTTGGGCCGTGATACGGAACAGCGTGATTTGGCCAAGGAAGAGATGTGCCTGGAAGTAAAAGATCTTCAACTTTATTACGGTGAGAAGCGTGCTCTGCATGGTATTAACATGCAAATCCCTAAAAACCGGGTGACTGCGTTCATCGGACCATCCGGCTGCGGTAAGTCTACGTTGTTGCGTTGCTTTAACCGTATGAACGACTTGGTGGATATTTGCCGGATCGAAGGCAAAATCATGCTGGATAACGAAAACATCTATGACCGCTCAGTAGATGTGACTGAATTGCGTCGTCGCGTTGGTATGGTGTTCCAGAAGCCAAACCCGTTTCCAAAAAGCATTTATGAGAACGTGGCGTATGGCCTTCGTATTCAAGGGATCAACAACCGTCGCGTGTTGGATGAAGTGGTTGAACAGTCACTTCGTGGTGCGGCACTGTGGGATGAAGTAAAAGATCGTTTGCATGACAGTGCACTTGGAATGTCTGGTGGTCAGCAGCAACGTCTTGTGATCGCTCGTACCATTGCGGTAAAACCGGATGTATTGCTGCTCGATGAGCCTGCATCTGCACTTGACCCGATTTCTACGCTTAAGATTGAAGAGTTGATCAATGAGCTGAAAAATGAGTACACCATCGTCATCGTAACCCACAACATGCAACAGGCGGCACGTGTTTCTGATTACACCGCATTCATGTACATGGGCGATTTGATTGAGTTTGGTGATACGAACCAGATCTTTACCAACCCAGGTAAAAAACAAACGGAAGACTACATTACTGGTCGTTACGGTTAA
- the pstA gene encoding phosphate ABC transporter permease PstA, whose protein sequence is MNVSVKDWFKSGSPWVWLNAGAVSLCVIMVLSLLGLIAIRGLGHFWPSNIYVTEYQNRSGEVRTVLGEKADHELVSAVQLKSAGYQVPEGQEYIGRQLLKVGNRDVYGQDFQWVLDSSISSQQTVEDLIVLERREWGNFYGSLVAVKESGNVVSESSKAGFESTWAELEARLERALALHDEIHSIEKGEIGSINYGLERLRLKERGLELSGDLDPIKLQLLAEERAELDAEYEVLKQELNGLYQQSQRDQVVVKTIDGKTVEMAISKVVLAYAPNNMNVFEKSLHYIAKLGEFLLDDPREANTEGGIYPAIFGTVMMVLLMSIMVTPFGVVAAVYLREYAKQGPVTRIIRIAVNNLAGVPSIVYGVFGLGFFIYFLGGSIDQLFYPEALPAPTFGTPGLLWASLTLAILTVPVVIVATEEGLSRIPRAVREGSLALGATKFETLWKVVLPMSSPAIMTGVILAIARAAGEVAPLMLVGVVKLAPSLPLDGNFPFLHLDRKFMHLGFHIYDVGFQSPNVEAARPLVYATALLLVVVIAVLNLAAVAIRNNLREKYKSLEH, encoded by the coding sequence ATGAATGTATCAGTAAAAGATTGGTTTAAGAGCGGCTCTCCCTGGGTATGGCTAAACGCCGGTGCCGTGTCATTGTGTGTCATTATGGTGTTGAGCCTGTTGGGTTTGATCGCGATACGCGGCCTTGGGCACTTCTGGCCAAGCAATATCTATGTGACTGAGTATCAAAACCGTTCCGGCGAAGTCCGTACTGTATTAGGTGAGAAAGCAGACCATGAGTTGGTGTCTGCAGTGCAGCTAAAGTCAGCGGGTTACCAAGTGCCTGAAGGCCAGGAATACATTGGTCGTCAGTTGCTGAAAGTGGGTAACCGCGATGTCTATGGCCAGGACTTCCAGTGGGTGCTGGACAGCAGCATTTCCAGTCAGCAGACGGTTGAGGATTTAATCGTTCTTGAGCGTCGTGAGTGGGGTAATTTCTATGGTTCTTTGGTCGCTGTAAAAGAATCGGGCAATGTGGTCAGTGAAAGCAGTAAGGCAGGCTTTGAAAGTACCTGGGCTGAGCTTGAGGCCCGTCTTGAGCGTGCTCTGGCGCTGCACGATGAAATTCACTCTATTGAGAAGGGTGAGATTGGTTCGATCAACTACGGTCTGGAGCGTCTGCGTTTAAAAGAGCGTGGTCTGGAACTGAGTGGTGATCTTGATCCGATTAAATTGCAGCTGCTGGCAGAAGAACGTGCTGAGCTGGATGCCGAATACGAAGTACTGAAACAAGAGCTGAATGGTCTGTATCAACAATCACAGCGTGATCAGGTAGTGGTTAAAACCATCGATGGTAAGACGGTGGAAATGGCGATCAGCAAAGTTGTGTTGGCCTATGCTCCGAACAACATGAACGTGTTCGAAAAGAGCCTTCATTATATCGCTAAGTTAGGGGAGTTCCTGTTGGATGATCCTCGTGAAGCGAACACCGAAGGTGGTATTTATCCTGCGATCTTCGGTACCGTGATGATGGTATTGTTGATGTCGATCATGGTGACGCCGTTCGGTGTGGTGGCCGCGGTATACCTTCGTGAGTATGCGAAGCAAGGCCCGGTTACTCGCATCATTCGTATTGCGGTGAACAACCTGGCGGGCGTACCTTCTATTGTATACGGTGTGTTTGGTTTAGGTTTCTTCATCTACTTCCTGGGCGGCTCGATCGATCAACTGTTCTACCCTGAAGCTTTGCCTGCACCGACCTTTGGTACACCGGGCTTATTGTGGGCATCTTTAACACTTGCGATCCTGACTGTGCCTGTGGTGATTGTAGCGACGGAAGAAGGTTTGTCCCGAATCCCTCGTGCGGTTCGTGAAGGTAGCTTGGCGCTGGGCGCAACGAAATTTGAAACCTTGTGGAAAGTGGTACTGCCAATGTCGAGTCCGGCAATCATGACCGGTGTGATTCTGGCGATTGCCCGTGCAGCAGGTGAAGTGGCTCCGCTGATGCTGGTTGGTGTGGTGAAACTGGCGCCGTCATTACCGTTGGATGGCAACTTCCCATTCCTGCATCTGGATCGAAAGTTCATGCACCTAGGTTTCCATATTTATGACGTTGGTTTCCAAAGCCCGAACGTAGAAGCAGCGCGTCCTTTGGTTTACGCAACGGCCTTGTTATTGGTGGTTGTGATTGCTGTGCTTAACTTAGCTGCGGTCGCCATTCGAAATAACTTACGCGAAAAATACAAATCGTTGGAGCACTAG